The following is a genomic window from Spirosoma agri.
TCCGCCGATCGGGGGCGTTTGCCATCGGGCGAAGATCACCCTGAACGAATAAAAGCGTGACGGGAATAACGGTCGTTAACACGTTATCCTCGTCACGCTTTTCTTGCCCTCTTTACTATACTGCCTGCTGCAAACCGGCAAACGAAATAGACATATGGGAGGCATCATAAATGCATTCGCCATTACGAATCAGCAACACTTGCGGGGACTCGTGTTCTACACCGAATTCGCTTTCAATTTTATTAGAGATTGGCCGGTTAGCCAGTAAGTCGAGGTAATAAGGTTTCACCCCGAGCTGATCACTCCAGTTGCGTTCCATGCGGCTGAGTGCCATGGCGCTGATCGAACAGGTCGTGCTGTGTTTAAATATCAGCACTGGCTGCTTTGCCGACTCTTCCTTGATTGTTGCGAGTTGAGCGTCGCTTGTTAGTTTATTCCAGTTCATTGTATCGACACACGTTCTGTTGACGTAAAATCAATTTTTTACGTGAAAAGTTCGTCATTCTTTGGGCGTGTAGCGTAGTTTCTCGGCCATCTCGGGCGATATAGCTTCCGAGTAGGCACCATAGGCATCGACAAGGGTGCCATGCTGGCCATTTTTTGCTTCGATGGCGTATAAGACAGATTCGTCGCCCGGATCGGTCATGCCCTCAAAGCGGTACACATCCACAACATCGAAGTCCGCTGGTCGCAACATAATATCGTCTTTCGAACAATGCAGATGATCGTCTTTCAGGTTGTAATCGAGTGTGAACCCCTTCTTCTGAAGATCGGTAAGTGCTTCGGTGAGTGTATCGTATGATTGCATAGTTTTCGAATGGTTTGGCAGCAACTGGTTAGCTTTGTACGTATAACCAACCATCTATTCGCTTGTTTTCGGGATTATATAACACCGGCATTTTTGTTTTTCAGACTATACTACGGCTCGTCGCTCCGTTCAATGCCAAAGCCAGGCTATGGGTCGATGGCCGGCGCGGCTGGTCCGGTAAGCTGGCCGAAAAAATTTCGGGCATTGAAAAGCCGATCGTCTGGTTTCATGCGGCTTCAT
Proteins encoded in this region:
- a CDS encoding phosphoribosylpyrophosphate synthetase; its protein translation is MQSYDTLTEALTDLQKKGFTLDYNLKDDHLHCSKDDIMLRPADFDVVDVYRFEGMTDPGDESVLYAIEAKNGQHGTLVDAYGAYSEAISPEMAEKLRYTPKE
- the ytxJ gene encoding bacillithiol system redox-active protein YtxJ, which encodes MNWNKLTSDAQLATIKEESAKQPVLIFKHSTTCSISAMALSRMERNWSDQLGVKPYYLDLLANRPISNKIESEFGVEHESPQVLLIRNGECIYDASHMSISFAGLQQAV